In Mesorhizobium sp. 113-3-3, a genomic segment contains:
- a CDS encoding winged helix DNA-binding protein, giving the protein MNERRKSLETQAELLDRGWHLARTPLEIDVTEVEYALMRAYEAFGHWQAECLATVIEFSASGPENALLHIIRMNDRPKSVRDLAQMTNRDDIPNIQYSLRKLLKGGLITRTGSGRSGVTYEVTPLGHRVTERYADIRSVLLIDAVTRIPEMADKLGDVARTLELMTGIYEQAARAAATHRRRHPRPEPGGDADGGGKL; this is encoded by the coding sequence ATGAACGAACGGCGCAAATCTCTGGAAACACAGGCCGAATTGCTGGATCGCGGCTGGCATCTGGCGCGCACGCCGCTGGAGATCGACGTCACCGAAGTCGAATACGCGCTGATGCGCGCCTACGAGGCATTCGGCCATTGGCAGGCTGAATGCCTCGCCACGGTGATCGAGTTCTCCGCCAGCGGACCCGAGAACGCGCTGCTGCACATCATCCGCATGAACGATCGCCCGAAAAGCGTGCGCGATCTTGCCCAGATGACCAACCGCGACGACATCCCCAACATCCAGTACAGCCTGCGCAAATTGCTGAAGGGCGGCTTGATCACCCGCACCGGCAGCGGCCGGTCGGGCGTCACCTACGAAGTAACGCCGCTCGGGCATCGCGTGACCGAGCGCTATGCCGACATCCGCTCCGTTCTGCTGATCGACGCCGTGACGCGTATTCCTGAAATGGCCGACAAGCTCGGGGATGTCGCGCGCACGCTCGAACTGATGACCGGCATCTACGAGCAGGCGGCGCGGGCCGCGGCCACGCACCGTCGCCGGCATCCCAGGCCGGAGCCCGGCGGCGACGCCGACGGCGGCGGAAAACTTTGA
- a CDS encoding methyltransferase domain-containing protein produces MQPIMDTSLWLAHKRRALSHPVDGADFLMNRAAEDLADRLGAVERRFGKAAVLFCQTPAATDVLAESGKVAEIVRVETDAVFLTGAAGLVAPLETVPFEPQSLDLAVSLLSLQAMNDIPGMLIQIRRALRPDGLFLGAFAGVGTLGELRESLLAAETELYGGASPRVIPFTDVRDAGALLQRAGLALPVADVETVTVRYANLFALMADLRAMGETCALTDRSRRPGSRKLFARAAEIYAERFSDPDGRIRASFSMVWMSGWAPDASQQKPLKPGSAKVSLKTILEGPEGH; encoded by the coding sequence TTGCAGCCTATTATGGATACCTCTTTGTGGCTGGCGCACAAGCGGCGCGCACTCAGCCACCCGGTCGACGGTGCCGATTTCCTGATGAACCGCGCCGCCGAGGATCTTGCCGACCGGCTGGGGGCCGTCGAGCGCCGGTTCGGCAAGGCGGCGGTGCTGTTTTGCCAGACGCCGGCCGCGACCGATGTGCTCGCGGAAAGCGGCAAGGTGGCCGAGATCGTCCGCGTCGAGACGGACGCGGTTTTCCTGACGGGGGCCGCCGGCTTGGTCGCACCGCTGGAAACCGTGCCCTTCGAGCCGCAAAGCCTCGATCTGGCAGTGTCGCTTCTGTCGCTCCAGGCGATGAACGACATTCCCGGCATGCTGATCCAGATCCGCCGCGCGCTGCGGCCGGACGGGCTGTTTCTCGGCGCCTTCGCCGGTGTGGGCACGCTCGGTGAGTTGCGTGAAAGCCTGCTTGCGGCCGAGACCGAGCTTTACGGCGGCGCCAGCCCGCGCGTCATCCCTTTCACCGACGTGCGCGATGCCGGCGCGCTTTTGCAACGCGCCGGTCTTGCCTTGCCGGTCGCCGATGTCGAGACCGTGACGGTGCGCTATGCCAATTTGTTTGCCTTGATGGCCGATCTGCGCGCCATGGGCGAGACCTGTGCACTTACCGACCGCAGCCGGCGGCCGGGGTCGCGCAAGCTGTTTGCTCGTGCCGCGGAAATCTATGCCGAGCGGTTTTCCGACCCCGACGGCCGGATTCGCGCAAGCTTCTCGATGGTCTGGATGTCCGGCTGGGCGCCCGATGCATCGCAGCAGAAACCGCTGAAACCGGGTTCAGCCAAGGTCTCGCTCAAGACGATATTGGAAGGGCCTGAAGGGCATTAG
- the grxC gene encoding glutaredoxin 3, giving the protein MVDVTIYTRMMCGYCTAAKRLLERKGVAYTEHDASFSPELRQEMISRAHGRTTFPQIFIGDTHVGGSDDLHELEAEGRLDRLLANGATI; this is encoded by the coding sequence ATGGTCGATGTCACGATCTATACACGCATGATGTGCGGCTATTGCACGGCGGCCAAGCGGCTGCTGGAGCGCAAGGGCGTCGCCTATACCGAGCATGATGCTTCCTTTTCGCCGGAACTGCGCCAGGAGATGATCTCTCGCGCGCACGGTCGTACGACCTTTCCGCAGATTTTCATCGGCGACACGCATGTCGGCGGCAGCGACGATCTCCATGAGCTGGAGGCCGAAGGCCGGCTGGACAGGCTGCTCGCCAACGGCGCGACGATTTGA
- a CDS encoding GNAT family N-acetyltransferase, with translation MLAIVRRYEAAGFRAWPAAAVHYDGTWVVRLTAGHPAKRLNSVNPLDPGDIQHIADRIGRASRRFDAYGRPLTFRMSPLSGPDLASHLDREGWSRFDESLVMRLPLADAQLDAAMDQIPLKDISRFIGASLKVSGSDVSLRPGLSEIIGAIQPEAGLFALEDGAEALATLICVHDGDLAGLFEVATDKAARNKGHGRNLIRSALKWARLRGAREAWLQVEAGNVPALALYRSLGFEEVYRYHYRRPPGHE, from the coding sequence ATGCTTGCCATCGTGCGCCGCTACGAGGCGGCCGGCTTTCGCGCCTGGCCGGCGGCCGCCGTCCATTATGACGGCACCTGGGTGGTGCGGCTCACCGCCGGCCATCCGGCCAAGCGGCTGAACTCGGTCAACCCGCTCGATCCCGGCGATATCCAGCACATAGCCGACCGCATCGGCCGCGCCAGCCGTCGCTTCGACGCCTATGGCAGGCCACTGACCTTCCGCATGTCGCCGCTGTCGGGTCCTGATCTCGCCAGCCATCTCGACAGAGAGGGCTGGAGCCGGTTCGACGAATCGCTGGTCATGCGGCTGCCGCTGGCCGACGCGCAACTCGATGCCGCCATGGACCAGATTCCGCTGAAGGACATCAGCCGCTTCATCGGCGCGTCGCTCAAGGTCAGCGGCTCGGACGTATCGCTGCGGCCCGGCCTGTCGGAGATCATCGGCGCCATCCAGCCCGAGGCCGGGCTGTTCGCACTGGAAGATGGGGCAGAGGCGCTGGCGACGTTGATCTGCGTGCATGACGGCGATCTCGCCGGCCTGTTCGAAGTCGCCACCGATAAGGCGGCGCGCAACAAGGGCCATGGCCGCAACCTGATCCGGTCGGCGCTGAAATGGGCGCGGCTGCGCGGCGCGCGGGAAGCCTGGCTGCAGGTCGAGGCCGGCAATGTGCCGGCGCTGGCGCTCTATCGCTCGCTCGGCTTCGAGGAAGTCTATCGCTACCATTATCGCCGGCCGCCTGGTCATGAGTGA
- a CDS encoding (deoxy)nucleoside triphosphate pyrophosphohydrolase encodes MNDLANTGKRLLLVAACALVDTDGRVLLAQRPPGKQLAGLWEFPGGKVEPGETPEQCIIRELHEEIGIETEIPCLAPLTFASHSYDDFHLLMPLFVCRRFRGIAQPREGQALKWVRPKQMRDYPMPPADAPLIPFLIDLL; translated from the coding sequence ATGAATGATCTGGCCAACACCGGCAAGCGCCTGCTCCTGGTCGCGGCTTGCGCGCTGGTCGACACCGACGGCCGCGTGCTGCTGGCGCAACGGCCGCCAGGCAAGCAGCTTGCCGGCCTGTGGGAATTTCCCGGCGGCAAGGTCGAGCCCGGCGAGACGCCGGAACAATGCATCATCCGCGAATTGCATGAAGAGATCGGCATCGAGACCGAGATCCCTTGCCTGGCGCCGCTCACCTTCGCCAGCCATTCCTATGACGACTTCCATCTGCTGATGCCGCTGTTCGTCTGCCGCCGCTTCCGCGGCATCGCCCAGCCCCGGGAAGGGCAGGCGCTGAAATGGGTGCGGCCGAAGCAGATGCGCGACTATCCGATGCCGCCGGCCGACGCGCCGCTGATCCCGTTCCTGATCGATCTGCTCTGA
- the argJ gene encoding bifunctional glutamate N-acetyltransferase/amino-acid acetyltransferase ArgJ, producing MSTTISPLAPKKYPKMPVIEGVRIATAEAGIKYKNRTDLLAMVFDAGTAVAGVFTKSKCPSAPVDFCRQNLAAGKARVLVVNSGNANAFTGRKGRESTALTGEAAAKAAGCTPSEVFLASTGVIGEPLDTTKFSHLLSGLVSDGKPDLWTEAAKAIMTTDTYPKVATQTVKLGDTDVTINGISKGAGMIAPDMATMLSFIATDAPIAAPVLQDLLSRGTAKTFNAVTVDSDTSTSDTLLIFATGKAAKRGAPEITDPKDARLGQFRRALGKVLKSLALQVVRDGEGARKQVEVTVTGAKSARSAKRIALSIANSPLVKTAVAGEDANWGRVVMAVGKAGEPADRDRLSIWFGDNRLAHEGERDPAYSEEKTSAYMKRDDIRIRADIGIGRGKATVWTCDLTKEYVAINGDYRS from the coding sequence ATGTCCACGACGATTTCGCCGCTTGCGCCGAAGAAATACCCCAAAATGCCTGTCATTGAAGGGGTGCGCATCGCCACCGCCGAAGCCGGGATTAAGTACAAGAACCGCACCGACCTGCTGGCCATGGTCTTCGATGCCGGCACCGCGGTCGCCGGCGTGTTCACCAAGTCGAAATGCCCCTCGGCGCCGGTCGATTTCTGCCGCCAGAACCTTGCCGCCGGCAAGGCGCGGGTGCTGGTCGTCAATTCCGGCAATGCCAACGCCTTCACCGGCAGGAAGGGCCGCGAATCCACCGCGCTGACCGGCGAAGCGGCGGCCAAGGCGGCCGGCTGCACGCCAAGTGAGGTTTTCCTGGCCTCGACCGGTGTCATCGGCGAGCCGCTCGACACGACCAAATTCAGCCACCTGCTTTCCGGACTGGTCAGCGACGGCAAGCCCGACCTGTGGACCGAGGCGGCGAAGGCCATCATGACCACGGACACCTATCCGAAGGTGGCGACGCAGACGGTCAAGCTCGGCGACACCGATGTCACCATCAACGGCATCTCGAAGGGCGCCGGCATGATCGCGCCCGACATGGCGACGATGCTGTCCTTCATCGCCACCGACGCGCCGATCGCGGCCCCCGTGCTGCAGGACCTGCTGTCGCGCGGCACGGCCAAGACCTTCAACGCGGTGACCGTCGACAGCGACACCTCGACCAGCGACACGCTGCTGATCTTTGCCACCGGCAAGGCCGCCAAGCGCGGCGCGCCCGAGATCACAGACCCCAAGGATGCCCGGCTCGGCCAGTTCCGCCGGGCGCTCGGCAAGGTGCTGAAGTCGCTGGCGCTGCAAGTGGTGCGCGACGGTGAGGGCGCCCGCAAGCAGGTTGAAGTCACCGTCACCGGCGCGAAATCGGCCCGCTCGGCCAAGCGCATCGCGCTGTCGATCGCCAATTCGCCGCTGGTCAAGACGGCGGTCGCCGGCGAGGACGCCAATTGGGGCCGCGTGGTCATGGCCGTCGGCAAGGCCGGCGAACCCGCCGATCGCGACCGGTTGTCGATCTGGTTCGGCGACAACCGGCTGGCGCATGAGGGCGAGCGCGACCCGGCCTATTCGGAAGAAAAGACATCGGCGTATATGAAGCGCGACGATATCCGCATCCGCGCCGATATCGGTATCGGCCGCGGCAAGGCGACGGTGTGGACCTGCGACCTCACCAAGGAATATGTCGCCATCAACGGCGATTATCGGAGCTGA
- a CDS encoding Flp family type IVb pilin, with the protein MKTVLLHFLKDETGATAVEYALIICVLSLTIVGGISQVFNSITWLFSNNSSRLANAFAN; encoded by the coding sequence ATGAAAACAGTGCTGCTGCATTTTCTGAAGGATGAGACCGGCGCTACGGCGGTCGAATACGCCTTGATTATCTGTGTGCTGTCATTGACCATCGTCGGCGGTATCAGCCAGGTCTTCAACTCTATCACCTGGCTGTTCAGCAACAACAGCAGCCGGCTAGCGAACGCCTTCGCAAACTGA
- a CDS encoding carbon-nitrogen hydrolase family protein: MGVFKAAAVQMRSGESPERNAVDLERLVREAAGQGATYIQTPEMTGALIRDKEARAASFTSEDKDIIVATARRLARELGVFLHIGSTAILRADGKLANRALLFGPDGAGLATYDKIHMFDVDLDNGESWRESAAYEPGVEAVVTEIEGARLGFAVCYDLRFPQLFRAEALAGADVLTVPAAFTRQTGEAHWHVLLRARAIENGAYVVAAAQGGVHEDGRETYGHSLIVDPWGRIIAEAAHDEPAVIVAEIDPAQSLAARKKIPNLKNARDFTINAGAVDAPLLRGAAS, encoded by the coding sequence ATGGGTGTTTTCAAGGCTGCGGCGGTCCAGATGCGCTCGGGCGAAAGCCCCGAGCGCAATGCGGTCGATCTCGAACGGCTGGTGCGTGAAGCGGCCGGGCAGGGCGCGACCTACATCCAGACGCCGGAAATGACCGGGGCGCTCATCCGCGACAAGGAAGCGCGTGCAGCCTCCTTCACCTCCGAGGACAAGGACATCATCGTCGCGACCGCGCGCCGACTGGCGCGCGAACTCGGCGTCTTCCTGCATATCGGCTCGACCGCCATCCTGCGCGCCGACGGCAAGCTCGCCAACCGGGCGCTGCTGTTCGGCCCGGACGGTGCTGGGCTCGCCACCTATGACAAGATCCACATGTTCGACGTCGATCTCGACAATGGCGAGAGCTGGCGCGAATCCGCCGCCTATGAGCCGGGCGTCGAGGCCGTCGTCACCGAGATCGAAGGCGCCAGGCTGGGCTTTGCGGTCTGCTACGACTTGCGGTTCCCGCAGCTGTTCCGCGCCGAGGCGCTGGCCGGCGCCGATGTCTTGACCGTGCCCGCCGCCTTCACCCGCCAGACCGGCGAGGCGCACTGGCATGTGCTCTTGAGGGCGCGGGCCATCGAGAACGGTGCCTATGTCGTCGCCGCCGCGCAAGGCGGAGTGCATGAGGACGGCCGCGAAACCTATGGCCATTCGCTGATCGTCGATCCCTGGGGCCGTATCATCGCCGAAGCCGCGCATGACGAGCCGGCCGTGATCGTCGCCGAGATCGACCCGGCGCAGTCGCTTGCGGCGCGCAAGAAGATCCCCAATTTGAAGAATGCGCGGGATTTCACCATCAATGCCGGCGCGGTGGACGCGCCGCTCCTGCGGGGTGCCGCCTCTTGA
- a CDS encoding MarR family winged helix-turn-helix transcriptional regulator, translating into MDRAARAIEQWKRERPDLDVSPMGVLGRLNEASSLIARDRLAPLFASFGLQAGEFDVLATLRRSGSPYVLTPTALYEATMVTSGAMTNRLDRLEKAELILRGPHPNDRRGIVVQLTEKGLALIDEAVTAHVANEHEILAGLTPTEREMLSQLLEKLIGSLS; encoded by the coding sequence GTGGACAGGGCAGCGCGGGCGATCGAGCAGTGGAAGCGGGAGCGGCCGGATCTTGACGTCTCGCCCATGGGCGTGCTCGGACGGCTGAACGAAGCCTCGTCACTGATCGCCCGCGACCGCCTCGCCCCGCTCTTTGCCAGTTTCGGATTGCAGGCCGGCGAATTCGACGTTCTGGCAACGCTGCGCCGCTCGGGCTCGCCTTACGTGCTGACGCCGACCGCTCTCTACGAAGCGACCATGGTGACATCGGGCGCCATGACCAACCGGCTCGATCGGCTGGAAAAGGCCGAATTGATCCTGCGCGGTCCACATCCCAATGACCGGCGCGGCATTGTGGTGCAGCTGACTGAAAAGGGCCTCGCCTTGATCGACGAGGCTGTCACCGCCCATGTCGCCAACGAGCATGAGATTCTCGCCGGCCTGACGCCAACGGAACGGGAAATGCTCTCGCAGCTGCTTGAGAAATTGATCGGCAGCCTGAGCTGA
- a CDS encoding DUF1178 family protein, with translation MIRFSLICENEHEFEGWFRSNDDFDTQKKRGFVDCPSCGSHKVEKALMAPAVSTARKQETIALAMGEAQKQALAQLKAMAEKVRENADYVGDKFAEEARKIHFGETDARGIYGEATLEEAKSLAEDGVDFMPIPSFPDDRN, from the coding sequence TTGATCCGCTTTTCCCTGATCTGCGAGAACGAGCACGAGTTCGAGGGCTGGTTCCGCAGCAATGACGATTTCGACACCCAGAAGAAGCGCGGCTTTGTCGATTGCCCGAGCTGCGGCTCGCACAAGGTGGAAAAGGCCCTGATGGCGCCCGCCGTCTCGACGGCGCGCAAGCAGGAAACCATAGCGCTCGCCATGGGCGAGGCGCAGAAGCAGGCCCTGGCGCAACTGAAGGCGATGGCCGAGAAAGTGCGCGAGAATGCCGACTATGTCGGCGACAAGTTCGCCGAGGAAGCGCGGAAAATCCACTTCGGTGAAACCGATGCGCGCGGCATCTACGGCGAGGCGACGCTCGAGGAGGCCAAGAGCCTGGCCGAGGACGGCGTCGATTTCATGCCGATCCCGAGCTTTCCGGACGACCGCAACTGA
- a CDS encoding ComF family protein, producing the protein MADPMPEIKSVRIRNLARSALGWPARMLFPPVCAGCRRHVSQPGVLCGACWPKLRLLERPWCPVMGTPFTHHMGEGFLSAEAIADPPPFERARAAVAYSGVARQMVQGLKYQDRTDLAPWMARWMVRAGADLIADADVVVPVPLHWRRFFRRRFNQSAELARAVSELSGLSFAPSAMRRVKLTRQQVGLERQEREENVRAAFGVPAEAEIEIAGRRVLLIDDVYTTGATVRSASKALKRGGASAVDVLTFARVLPGDFRADESVTI; encoded by the coding sequence GTGGCCGATCCGATGCCAGAGATCAAGTCTGTTCGGATCAGGAACCTCGCCCGATCGGCCCTCGGCTGGCCGGCGCGCATGCTGTTTCCGCCGGTCTGTGCGGGTTGCCGCCGGCATGTCTCGCAGCCCGGCGTGCTGTGCGGCGCCTGCTGGCCGAAGCTGCGGCTCCTGGAGCGGCCCTGGTGCCCGGTGATGGGCACGCCGTTCACCCACCATATGGGCGAGGGTTTTCTGTCGGCCGAGGCGATCGCCGATCCGCCGCCCTTCGAGCGGGCGCGAGCAGCCGTCGCCTATTCCGGCGTCGCCCGCCAGATGGTGCAAGGGCTGAAATACCAGGATCGCACCGATCTGGCGCCTTGGATGGCGCGCTGGATGGTGCGCGCGGGTGCTGATCTCATCGCCGATGCCGATGTGGTGGTGCCGGTGCCGCTGCACTGGCGGCGTTTCTTCCGGCGGCGCTTCAACCAATCGGCAGAACTGGCGCGTGCGGTTAGCGAGCTCAGCGGCCTGTCTTTCGCACCCTCCGCCATGCGGCGCGTGAAACTCACCCGCCAGCAGGTGGGGCTGGAGCGGCAGGAGCGCGAGGAGAATGTGCGGGCCGCCTTTGGCGTGCCGGCCGAGGCGGAGATCGAGATCGCCGGCCGCAGGGTGCTTCTGATCGATGATGTCTACACCACGGGCGCCACCGTGCGTTCGGCCAGCAAGGCGCTGAAAAGGGGCGGCGCCTCCGCCGTCGACGTGCTGACCTTCGCGCGTGTGTTGCCGGGGGACTTCCGGGCGGACGAGTCCGTGACTATATAA
- a CDS encoding caspase family protein, which translates to MGRLAILAWAFLGLLLLSADAEPARRVALVIGNGTYAEAGTLANPVNDALDIADKLRSIGFEVIEGNDLGKRELERSIGEFSDALQGAGVGLFYYAGHGLQVDGRNYIVPVDARLDMPVKLQLEAVPIDEVLDIMEQQTKVSLVFLDACRNNPFARSLSRTATTRSATALAGLAQFDSTRGSFIAFSTAPGAVAMDGTGRNSPFASALLRHIAEPGQSINDMMIAVRRDVVSQTREGQRPWEQGSLLERFEFVPGDGPAPEPKPPAEPAPASQVAALERSVGDDKASIEQFLRRDYLTPDTRTMAETVKRIYGPSATIFGTRYDADAIVKVKTDWFAQWASWSLGLEPASLEITPHGENRTEAVFAMRYDYVPKDKSAARLTGKARVTLGLVKAEDGWRIESETSQAMQ; encoded by the coding sequence ATGGGCAGGCTTGCGATCCTCGCTTGGGCATTTCTGGGACTTCTGTTGCTGAGCGCCGACGCTGAGCCGGCGCGGCGCGTGGCGCTCGTCATCGGCAATGGCACCTATGCCGAAGCCGGCACGCTGGCCAATCCGGTCAACGACGCCCTCGACATCGCCGACAAGCTGCGTTCCATCGGTTTCGAGGTCATCGAAGGCAACGATCTGGGCAAACGCGAGCTCGAACGCAGCATCGGCGAATTCTCCGATGCGCTCCAAGGCGCGGGCGTCGGGCTGTTCTACTATGCCGGTCACGGCCTGCAGGTCGACGGGCGCAACTACATCGTCCCGGTCGACGCCAGGCTCGACATGCCGGTGAAGCTGCAGCTCGAAGCCGTGCCTATCGATGAAGTCCTCGACATCATGGAACAGCAGACCAAGGTCAGCCTGGTGTTTCTCGATGCCTGCCGCAACAACCCGTTTGCCCGCAGCCTGAGCCGCACCGCGACCACGCGCTCGGCGACGGCGCTCGCCGGTCTGGCGCAGTTCGATTCGACGCGCGGATCCTTCATCGCCTTCTCGACGGCGCCGGGCGCGGTTGCCATGGACGGCACCGGACGCAACTCGCCCTTTGCATCAGCCCTGTTGCGGCACATCGCCGAGCCCGGCCAGAGCATCAACGACATGATGATCGCGGTGCGCCGCGACGTGGTTTCGCAAACCCGCGAAGGCCAGCGCCCCTGGGAACAGGGCTCGCTGCTTGAGCGCTTCGAATTCGTCCCGGGCGATGGGCCTGCCCCGGAGCCCAAGCCGCCGGCTGAGCCAGCACCAGCCTCGCAGGTCGCGGCGCTGGAGCGCTCGGTGGGCGACGACAAGGCCTCGATCGAACAATTCCTGCGCCGCGACTATCTGACGCCCGACACCAGGACAATGGCTGAAACGGTCAAGCGGATCTACGGCCCGTCGGCCACCATTTTCGGCACGCGCTACGACGCCGATGCCATTGTCAAGGTGAAGACCGACTGGTTCGCGCAATGGGCCTCGTGGTCATTGGGGCTGGAACCCGCCAGCCTGGAGATCACGCCGCATGGCGAAAACCGCACTGAGGCCGTCTTTGCCATGCGCTACGACTATGTGCCGAAGGACAAGTCGGCGGCGCGGCTGACCGGCAAGGCGCGCGTCACACTCGGACTGGTCAAGGCCGAGGACGGATGGCGCATCGAGTCCGAAACCTCGCAAGCCATGCAGTGA
- a CDS encoding DMT family transporter — MKYLWESALGLLVVTGGLLGLTLPFGKLATAAGVPAMVWAFVISVGAGGVLLCVLLARGQRIRLTAHKLRYFFVTAAVSYAVPNLLMFSAIPHLGAGYTGIMFTLSPVVTLVFSILLRVRRPNMLGISGIAVGFVGAVMVAVTRGEAGQPADLFWVAMGLLIPVSLAAGNIYRTVDWPEATGPIELAVGSHLASAALLLAGILALFGLKAFAPLGGVPLVVVAQVASASAMFAFFFRLQAVGGPVYLSQIGYVAAAVGLFAGTIFLGEHYRLLTWAGAVIITAGVFITTKAQSQAVAKPQPA; from the coding sequence ATGAAATATCTTTGGGAATCGGCGCTCGGCCTGCTGGTCGTCACCGGCGGCCTGCTCGGCCTGACGCTGCCCTTCGGCAAGCTCGCCACGGCGGCCGGCGTGCCGGCCATGGTCTGGGCTTTCGTCATCTCGGTCGGCGCCGGCGGCGTGCTTTTGTGCGTGCTTTTGGCTCGCGGTCAGCGTATCCGGCTCACCGCGCACAAGCTGCGCTATTTCTTCGTCACGGCAGCCGTGTCCTATGCCGTCCCCAATCTCTTGATGTTCTCGGCCATACCGCATCTGGGCGCCGGCTATACCGGCATCATGTTCACGCTGTCGCCTGTCGTCACGCTGGTGTTCTCGATCCTGCTGCGCGTCCGGCGCCCCAACATGCTGGGCATATCAGGCATCGCTGTCGGCTTCGTCGGCGCCGTCATGGTGGCGGTGACGCGCGGCGAGGCCGGCCAGCCGGCTGATCTGTTCTGGGTGGCGATGGGCTTGCTCATCCCGGTCAGCCTCGCCGCCGGCAATATCTACCGCACCGTCGACTGGCCGGAAGCCACCGGCCCGATCGAGCTTGCGGTCGGCAGCCATCTGGCGTCGGCCGCGCTGCTGCTCGCCGGCATTCTCGCACTGTTCGGTCTCAAGGCCTTCGCGCCGCTCGGAGGCGTACCGCTGGTCGTCGTCGCGCAGGTCGCATCCGCGTCGGCGATGTTCGCCTTCTTCTTCCGGCTGCAGGCTGTCGGCGGCCCGGTCTATCTCAGCCAGATCGGCTATGTGGCGGCCGCGGTCGGCCTGTTTGCCGGCACGATCTTCCTTGGCGAGCACTATCGACTGCTGACCTGGGCCGGCGCCGTCATCATCACCGCCGGCGTCTTCATCACCACCAAGGCGCAGAGTCAGGCCGTCGCGAAGCCGCAGCCTGCTTGA
- a CDS encoding MFS transporter, whose translation MTTIIASGSAPAETTISSWMTFLLAAACGLIVANIYYAQPLIGPIGAELGLPPHAAGLIVTMAQIGYGVGLLFIVPLGDLMENRRLVLGILAVATLALLGAAISTQPAAFLAAMLFVGLGSVAVQALIPYAAHLAPQARRGRVVGNVSVGLLLGIMLSRPFSSFITALSSWHVVYFTSCAVMILLIAVLRFALPRRVPTARLSYGALLASMVHIARTTPVLRRRALYQAFLFAAFSLFWTTTPLLLAGPDFGLTQGGIGLFALAGVAGAIAAPLAGRVADRGWSRPATAFAMLCVAVAFLMTHIASSGSTFSLALLVAAAIVLDFGVQTNLVLGYRDLFALGAAHRSRLNGLYMATFFIAGAIGSAVGGWAYAQDGWPLVSWIGLALPVAAVLCFATEFMPRESA comes from the coding sequence ATGACCACCATTATCGCATCCGGCTCCGCACCCGCCGAGACGACAATTTCGAGTTGGATGACCTTCTTGCTGGCCGCCGCCTGCGGGCTGATCGTTGCCAATATTTACTATGCACAGCCATTGATCGGCCCGATCGGCGCTGAACTTGGCCTCCCGCCGCATGCGGCGGGCCTGATCGTCACGATGGCGCAGATCGGCTACGGGGTGGGCCTGCTGTTCATCGTGCCTCTCGGCGACCTCATGGAGAACCGCAGGCTCGTGCTTGGCATCCTGGCCGTCGCGACGCTGGCCTTGCTGGGCGCGGCGATTTCAACGCAACCGGCGGCCTTTCTGGCGGCGATGCTGTTTGTCGGCCTCGGCTCGGTCGCGGTGCAGGCGCTTATCCCCTATGCGGCACACCTGGCGCCACAGGCGAGGCGCGGCCGCGTGGTCGGCAATGTTTCGGTCGGATTGCTGCTGGGCATCATGCTGTCTCGGCCGTTTTCCAGCTTCATCACGGCGCTGTCGTCCTGGCATGTGGTCTACTTCACCTCTTGCGCCGTCATGATCCTGCTGATCGCGGTGCTGCGGTTCGCGCTGCCCAGGCGCGTACCGACGGCGCGTCTGAGCTATGGCGCGCTGTTGGCGTCCATGGTGCATATTGCGCGCACGACGCCGGTGCTGCGGCGGCGGGCCCTCTACCAGGCCTTCCTGTTCGCGGCCTTCAGCCTGTTCTGGACGACGACGCCGCTGCTTTTGGCCGGACCCGATTTCGGCCTGACGCAGGGCGGCATCGGCCTGTTCGCGTTGGCCGGCGTCGCCGGCGCAATCGCCGCGCCGCTCGCCGGAAGGGTTGCCGACCGCGGATGGAGCCGCCCGGCAACCGCCTTTGCCATGCTGTGCGTCGCCGTCGCGTTTCTCATGACCCACATCGCCAGCAGCGGTTCGACGTTTTCGCTGGCGCTGCTGGTCGCCGCGGCAATCGTGCTCGACTTCGGCGTGCAGACCAACCTGGTCCTCGGCTATCGGGACCTGTTCGCGCTCGGCGCAGCACATCGCAGTCGCCTGAACGGGCTCTACATGGCGACGTTCTTCATTGCCGGCGCGATCGGCTCGGCCGTCGGCGGCTGGGCGTATGCCCAAGACGGCTGGCCGCTGGTGTCCTGGATCGGCCTGGCGCTCCCGGTTGCGGCAGTGCTCTGTTTCGCCACCGAATTCATGCCGCGCGAAAGCGCGTGA